Genomic window (Deltaproteobacteria bacterium):
GCCATCTTCTTCGCCCTGCTGATCGTCATCCCCATCTACCTGATGGTCGCCTTCGTCTCCATCGGCGCCATCCGGAGCGGGACGACCCCCTCCTGGAAGTTCCTCGGGGAGATGAAGGAGTTGGCGATCGTGGAGGCGGCCCGGCAATTCTTCCCCGGCGGCGGCGTGGTGCTGCTGATCGGCGGCCTGCTCTCCACCGCGAGCGCCCTGCTGGCGACGGTCTACTCCTCCTCCCGCGTCGCCTTCGCGATGGCCCGGGACCACAACCTTCCCCCGTTCCTCGGGAAGGTCCACGCGGTGAAAAAGACCCCGCACGCGGCGATCGCCGCCTCGGCCGTCATCGTCATCCTGATGGCCGTGGCCCTCCCGATCGAAGACGTGGCCAGCGCCGCGGACATCATGTTCCTCCTCGTCTTCCTGCAGGTGAACGTCACGCTGATCCGGATGCGGAAGACTCACCCGAACCTGAAGCGGGGGTTCCGGGTCCCCCTGGTCCCCCTGGTCCCCCTCCTCGGGATCGCGACCCAGGTCTTCATCGCCGGGTACATGTTCTTCTACAGCCCCAGGGCGTGGTTCTCGACGGTGGGGTGGATCGTTATCGGGTTCGCCGTCTACAAGCTGTACGCCTCGAAGACCGAGGAGGAGGCCCTTTCGGTGCTGGCCCTCGCCGAGGCGGAATCCGCCCGGAAGGATTACCGGGTGATCGTCGTCCCGTTCCACCAGGAACAGGTGCGCCCCCTCATGCGGCTCGCATGCGCGCTCGCGAAGAACTACTCGGGGGAAGTGACGGCCGTGTCGGTCGTCGAGGCCCCCCCGAACATCGCTCTGAGCCGGTACCCGGGCGACCTGCACGAATCGCGGACGCTACTCCGGCTGGCGGAGAACATCGCCTCCGAGCGCGAGGCGGACTTCCATCGGTTCATCAAGATCTCCCACCGCCTGTCCTACGGCATCCTCGAGACCGCACGGGAGGAGAAAAGCAACTTCATTCTCGTGGGCCCCTTGCGGAAAGAGGGGTGGACCGGGCAGTTCCGGGAGATCGTCCTGCTCAACGTCCTGGAGCACGCCCCCTGCAAC
Coding sequences:
- a CDS encoding amino acid permease, with the translated sequence AIFFALLIVIPIYLMVAFVSIGAIRSGTTPSWKFLGEMKELAIVEAARQFFPGGGVVLLIGGLLSTASALLATVYSSSRVAFAMARDHNLPPFLGKVHAVKKTPHAAIAASAVIVILMAVALPIEDVASAADIMFLLVFLQVNVTLIRMRKTHPNLKRGFRVPLVPLVPLLGIATQVFIAGYMFFYSPRAWFSTVGWIVIGFAVYKLYASKTEEEALSVLALAEAESARKDYRVIVVPFHQEQVRPLMRLACALAKNYSGEVTAVSVVEAPPNIALSRYPGDLHESRTLLRLAENIASEREADFHRFIKISHRLSYGILETAREEKSNFILVGPLRKEGWTGQFREIVLLNVLEHAPCNVGIFRGESLAQVKRLLLAVEDTPSCRLAVNVAPALSADLGVPVTLLHLVAPHASGREERQAAEWMEELTRDLPFKFPVERLVMPSGDVAGSIIEQARDTDLLLMGASRYAGKLSSLFTSEVEERVMEGACVSILLLKRYQQQKSSRLSGILTGR